The proteins below come from a single Aegilops tauschii subsp. strangulata cultivar AL8/78 chromosome 6, Aet v6.0, whole genome shotgun sequence genomic window:
- the LOC109731950 gene encoding uncharacterized protein encodes MRAALPNHRFSDSTSSLVTMEGGVLLRSGRTIFYRRDDEAVVSGELVLQEKEHAQEKKEHAQDNKKEQDKALRTWDRCCWTWDLGLLLLDLGPRIAAAGTGNWDRCYCVPPWHPWI; translated from the exons ATGCGTGCTGCCCTCCCTAACCACCGCTTCTCGGACTCTACTTCTTCCTTGGTCACCATGGAAG GTGGAGTGTTGTTGAGGTCTGGGAGAACCATCTTCTACAGGCGAGACGACGAGGCCGTTGTCAGTGGTGAGCTGGTACTACAG GAGAAGGAACATGCCCAAGAGAAGAAGGAGCACGCCCAGGACAACAAGAAGGAGCAGGATAAGGCCCTAAGGACCTGGGATCGCTGCTGCTGGACCTGGGACCTAGGATTGCTGCTGCTGGACCTGGGACCTAGGATTGCTGCTGCTGGAACTGGGAACTGGGATCGCTGCTACTGTGTGCCTCCTTGGCACCCCTGGATCTAG